One Xenopus tropicalis strain Nigerian chromosome 8, UCB_Xtro_10.0, whole genome shotgun sequence genomic window carries:
- the LOC108645398 gene encoding serine/threonine-protein kinase mig-15-like, producing the protein METGPDTGQTESSATKLSEEEVKEIEEEDNITPLSEKYPEPGRYLKLGEPIGQDPNGVVYIGWHQRKQREVAIIIIQHQKKQQEIEKEVGILQIVSGHRNIVDFYGAFYHKASSKHGGLWIATELCTGATVEELIATKRTLGERWIAYICKSVITGLNHLEEKNIIHHDIKPEHIVISSSGEVKIGEFCFATIGGRSASTLGTMAYMAPEVLAHFAQNSGEYDHKADIWSLGIAAIQMAEGHLPFRRLPKQKLIQRITTGPVPSLPSRGNWSDEFRFFISECLQRDPGRRPSARQLLTHPFIAELRGERGVQRNIAQHLHRGRGTAHSHYSSCDAQTVIIYCSHSYNILLLSYIQYHSITKATKNKD; encoded by the exons ATGGAAACTGGCCCCGACACCGGCCAAACAGAGAGCTCAGCAACGAAACTGAGCGAGGAGGAGGTGAAGGAGAttgaggag gaggATAACATCACCCCACTCTCGGAGAAATACCCA gAGCCCGGGAGGTATTTGAAGCTAGGGGAGCCAATCGGGCAGGACCCCAACGGAGTCGTCTACatt GGATGGCACCAAAGAAAACAACGGGAAGTGGCCATAATTATAATTCAACATCAGAAG AAGCAACAGGAGATCGAAAAAGAAGTCGGAATCCTTCAAATCGTATCTGGCCACCGGAACATCGTCGACTTCTATGGGGCCTTTTATCATAAGGCCTCATCGAAACATGGAGGACTATGG ATTGCTACAGAGCTTTGTACCGGTGCGACTGTAGAAGAGCTAATTGCCACCAAAAGGACCTTAGGCGAAAGATGGATCGCCTATATTTGCAAGAGTGTGATAACG GGCCTTAACCATCTGGAAGAGAAAAATATAATCCATCATGACATCAAGCCCGAACACATTGTCATCTCCTCATCCGGAGAGGTGAAGATCG GCGAGTTTTGCTTTGCGACCATCGGAGGAAGGAGCGCCAGCACTTTGGGGACCATGGCATACATGGCTCCGGAAGTACTGGCTCATTTTGCCCAAAACAGCGGCGAATATGACCATAAG gctgacatctggtcactagggattgcagccattcaaatggcggaaggacatctcc CATTCAGAAGACTTCCCAAGCAGAAGCTGATCCAGCGAATAACAACTGGTCCAGTTCCATCATTACCATCAAGGGGCAATTG gagtgaCGAGTTCCGCTTCTTCATCAGCGAGTGCCTGCAGAGAGACCCAGGCAGGAGACCATCTGCAAGGCAGCTCCTCACGCACCCTTTCATTGCCGAGCTCCGGGGTGAAAGGGGGGTGCAGAGGAATATCGCCCAACACCTGCACAGAGGTAGGGgaactgctcattctcattatagttcatGTGATGCACAGACTGTAATCATTTACTGTTCCCATTCCTACAATATTCTCCTGCTTTCCTACATACAATATCATTCTATAACTAAAGCCACCAAGAATAAAGACTAA